TTCATCTGCGGCTCCAGCCGATGTCGCGGCGGAAGGTCATGTCATCAAAGGCGATGAACGAAATGCCGTTGTAGATCTTATCCATGGTCTCCTTCAGGGTTGGAGCGCTGGCACAGATATTGAGCACCCGGCCGCCGGCGGTGACCAGGCTGTTCTTGATCAGGGCCGTGCCGGCATGGAACACTTCCAGGCCCTGGACCTTGGCCCTTTCCAGGCCTTGGATCTTCTGCCCCTTGCCGTACTTGTCGGGATAGCCCTTGGCCGCGAGCACCACGCAACCGGAGACGTTCTTGTCCCAGTCGACGTTGATGTCAAAAAGGTTTTCGTCGGCCGATCCTTCCAAGATATCGACCAGGTCGCTTTTCAGGCGCATAAGCACGACCTGGGTCTCGGGGTCGCCGAAGCGGGCATTGAACTCGAGAACCTTGGGCCC
The window above is part of the Candidatus Aminicenantes bacterium genome. Proteins encoded here:
- a CDS encoding phosphoribosylamine--glycine ligase (catalyzes the formation of N(1)-(5-phospho-D-ribosyl)glycinamide from 5-phospho-D-ribosylamine and glycine in purine biosynthesis); protein product: GPKVLEFNARFGDPETQVVLMRLKSDLVDILEGSADENLFDINVDWDKNVSGCVVLAAKGYPDKYGKGQKIQGLERAKVQGLEVFHAGTALIKNSLVTAGGRVLNICASAPTLKETMDKIYNGISFIAFDDMTFRRDIGWSRR